The following are encoded in a window of Colletotrichum lupini chromosome 3, complete sequence genomic DNA:
- a CDS encoding ubiquitin-conjugating enzyme, whose amino-acid sequence MLFGLSLALRKVDPPGLRLGYSTRIRIGSRCIEPPPILPRGVIWTLKALGTTNSGGPPLWAAPPSDQQAPQQAASRNPPALPGLLLEPPTDNFSFAQLLPFPSSSHFRLGFILLQPIRSPFKMASSFASKRLAKELSKVRNLTPSSLPQPLNSGLPPGIELISADNFEEWIMDIKVLDDNPLYKDQVYRLKFKFSQQYPIEPPEVTFVKTTERPIPMHPHIYSNGIICLDLLGSQGWSPVQNVESVCMSIQSMLTGNEKNERPAGDDEFVRSNRLRPRDIDFYYHDNTV is encoded by the exons ATGCTTTTTGGGCTGTCACTGGCATTGAGAAAAGTGGATCCACCGGGCCTGCGACTGGGTTACAGCACGCGCATTCGCATCGGTTCAAGATGCATTGAGCCGCCGCCAATCCTCCCCCGCGGCGTCATTTGGACCTTGAAAGCCTTAG GAACCACCAATTCGGGGGGTCCTCCTCTCTGGGCAGCCCCTCCAAGCGACCAACAAGCCCCTCAGCAAGCAGCGAGCCGCAACCCGCCTGCCTTGCCTGGGCTGCTCCTCGAGCCGCCGACTGACAACTTCTCCTTCGCTCAACTTCtcccttttccttcgtcgagCCACTTTCGCCTGGGCTTCATCCTCCTCCAGCCCATTCGATCGCCCTTCAAAATGGCTTCCAGCTTTGCTTCCAAGCGGCTGGCCAAAGAGTTGTCCAAGGTTCGTAACCTCACGCCCAGCTCGCTGCCTCAACCT CTCAACTCTGGCCTGCCTCCCGGTATCGAGCTCATCTCGGCCGACAACTTCGAAGAATGGATCATGGACATCAAAGTCTTGGACGACAACCCGCTGTATAAAGACCAGGTTTACAGGCTGAAATTCAAGTTCTCCCAACAATATCCCATAG AACCCCCAGAGGTCACCTTCGTCAAGACCACCGAGCGACCGATTCCCATGCACCCTCATATCTACTCCAATGGCATCATCTGTCTCGATTTGCTCGGCAGCCAAGGCTGGAGTCCCGTACAGAACGTCGAGAGCGTCTGCATGAGTATACAGAGCATGTTAACAGGCAACGAAAAGAACGAGCGGCCGGCGGGAGATGACGAGTTCGTTCGGAGCAATCGCTTGCGCCCTAGAGATATTGACTTCTACTATCACGATAACACCGTTTGA
- a CDS encoding flavin containing amine oxidoreductase, with amino-acid sequence MAPRAGFNTDQIKDKARKDLLYLLEAVRGKKNLILERSLAGPISTIVKVATLQEYGVDKFFFLENKNADTSQRNVIFIARGECARHASAIAEQIRRLQRESQTGHEFHIFWVPRRTLVSDKLLEEAGVLGDVNISELPLYFFPLEKDLLSLELDESFRDLYLSKDVTPSFLLAKALMEIQQNHGLFPRIIGKGDNAKRVAELLARMRQEILAGEDANETNRGGLAPSTLTESVIIIDREVDFVTPLLTQLTYEGLIDEVFGIQNNQAEVDTTVVGAPSQSSATSAQARKRKIQLDSSDKLYEQLRDTNFAIVGSLLNKVARRLQNLQKDYEGRNSHKSIAELKDFVSKLPGYQAEQQSLRIHTGLAEEVMKYTRTDQFKGLLEAQQNLAAGADPSSQFEAIEELIARDTPLPEVLRLLCIYSCISGGIKPKEFDQFRRLILEGYGYQHILTLNNLEKLQLFLSRSSPLAEMIPMTGSGGNTTGTKTNYTYLRKLLRLIVDEVQEDDPNDIAYVYSGYAPLSIRLVQCVLQKQYLLKVTRGNGASGATGASAAQGWHGFDEAVKHVRGQTFYELQKGEEKAVKARALLSGGTEKQTVFVVFVGGITFTEIAALRFIAKQEEARRNIVICTTSIISGDRMMDAAIEKDSFARDNVKPCLFGIPRLDLHRDGSIKHRTRDSALQLGQVASPQSKESTTPTPSSRISSEAISEIAPEIVVWTEDMDMDLDDSSLDEAEHPSGTLSDPDSPMPDDAAAPLETLRIQSHDTPHESFESPMTNLSDHDQSELSSVPPSVSSKATTPVELDGHTEESIPSAETPPVREALRQTFNVKPKSSIPSNLSSYEYARQCIEAAESSRLNPYALHQEEYQMLRQHISHVQVTTYLNIRNGILRLWYNNPRVAVTRNEAVGCAGARWVDVASICYDWLLRRGYINFGCVEFPATNDRQEEEDVEAEVPLNKKRIVIIGAGMSGLGCARHLDGLIRQYEDRFRALGEPVPEIVVLEGRGRVGGRVYSREFKTKPTISLPDFDGERFTAEMGGMIITGFERGNPMNVLVRAQLCLPYRALRSETTIYDSNGKPVDFARDQLVERLYNDCLDRVSEYKFKSQPAKLIEGNRDLIDEARDAVSDGHRTIHQAEEAVAALPHAPPVSQQNVPERVNLVPVSSDKLTGRVHTQPGTPGVLKATEKALAMGWTLKTGLANDANIDLNEAVTLPAATLGSVMDEAVLQYRNIVDLTAQDHRLINWHVANLEYSNATNLHNLSLGGWDIDAGNEWEGKHTMIVGGYQSVPRGLMHCPTPLDVRPKSAVKKITYQPQNNGRASIECEDGTSIDADYVVSTIPLGVLKHGNVAFDPPLPEWKTEAVTRIGYGVLNKLVLVYDQPFWDTQRHIFGVLRDAPNRHSLNQSDYGSSRGRLFQWFNVTQTTGIPCLVALMAGDAGFDTEHSSNEDLIAEATEVLRSVFGPGVPYPAESVVTRWASDRFARGSYSSAGPEMHPDDYDAMSRPIGNLFFAGEHTIGTHPATVHGAYLSGLRAASEVLESMLGPIEVPTPLVRRKGNNVSNKRKEMEGPKDPEQIRLEAYELSAWEHTKAKIGERPARPAKVAANAYLLYSRAFFEVARTRCEEERAAAASSGNGNKKKTAPNEVRVMTSKMWRAASVEEKKPFEDEAAAQKTAYAEAVKQYEETSARWDKEYVETMSAYHREHPYVPLQQNGGGGGGSGSGGGNSYSAATARQREINAQKYRRTKHVSYAESDGSEMEF; translated from the exons ATGGCTCCTCGAGCTGGCTTCAATACGGACCAGATAAAGGACAAAGCGCGCAAGGACCTCCTCTACCTGCTCGAGGCT GTCCGGGGGAAGAAGAACCTCATTCTTGAGCGCAGCTTAGCGGGCCCGATCAGTACCATCGTCAAGGTCGCTACTCTCCAGGAATACGGCGTAGACAagttcttcttcctcgagAACAAGAACGCCGACACCAGCCAGCGAAATGTCATCTTCATAGCCCGCGGCGAGTGCGCTCGCCATGCGTCAGCCATAGCAG AGCAGATCCGTCGCTTACAGCGAGAGAGCCAAACAGGCCATGAATTCCACATCTTCTGGGTGCCTAGACGAACACTCGTCTCCGACAAGTTGCTCGAGGAGGCCGGCGTATTGGGCGACGTGAACATCTCTGAACTGCCTTTATACTTCTTCCCGCTTGAGAAGGATCTTCTCTCCCTCGAGTTGGATGAGTCTTTCCGCGACCTGTATCTCTCGAAAGACGTCACTCCGTCATTCCTGCTCGCCAAGGCATTGATGGAGATCCAACAGAATCACGGCTTGTTTCCCCGAATCATCGGCAAAGGCGACAACGCAAAACGAGTTGCGGAGCTCCTAGCACGAATGCGACAAGAGATACTTGCGGGCGAGGATGCGAACGAGACGAATCGAGGTGGCTTGGCACCAAGCACACTCACCGaaagcgttataataatcgaccGCGAAGTGGATTTTGTCACTCCTCTGTTAACTCAACTGACCTACGAGGGACTCATCGACGAAGTATTCGGCATCCAGAACAACCAAGCTGAAGTTGATACGACAGTTGTCGGTGCCCCTTCTCAATCCTCAGCGACAAGCGCGCAAGCCAGGAAACGCAAAATCCAGCTGGATTCCTCTGATAAATTATACGAACAACTTCGCGACACAAATTTCGCCATTGTCGGTAGCTTGCTGAACAAAGTCGCTCGGCGACTTCAGAATTTGCAAAAGGACTACGAAGGACGAAACAGCCACAAATCCATCGCTGAGCTCAAGGACTTTGTCAGTAAGCTGCCCGGATATCAAGCGGAGCAGCAAAGCCTGCGCATACATACAGGTCTAGCAGAGGAGGTCATGAAGTACACACGGACAGACCAGTTCAAAGGTCTCTTGGAAGCTCAGCAGAATCTAGCTGCTGGCGCGGACCCTTCCTCACAATTCGAAGCCATCGAGGAATTAATCGCCCGCGACACACCGTTACCAGAAGTGCTGAGGCTGCTTTGCATTTACTCATGCATATCAGGCGGCATCAAACCGAAGGAATTCGACCAGTTCCGACGACTTATCCTCGAGGGCTACGGCTATCAGCACATCCTCACGCTTAATAACCTCGAGAAGCTTCAATTATTCTTGTCGCGCTCTTCTCCATTGGCAGAAATGATCCCGATGACTGGCTCTGGTGGCAACACAACAGGGACAAAGACGAACTACACGTATCTCCGCAAACTTCTGCGTCTCATCGTCGATGAAGTTCAGGAAGACGATCCAAACGACATCGCCTATGTATACAGCGGGTATGCGCCACTGTCAATCCGTCTTGTACAATGTGTGCTGCAAAAGCAGTATCTGCTCAAAGTCACCAGAGGCAATGGCGCAAGTGGTGCGACAGGAGCGTCCGCGGCTCAGGGCTGGCACGGCTTCGACGAGGCCGTAAAGCACGTCCGCGGGCAGACATTCTACGAGCTGCAAAAGGGTGAGGAGAAGGCCGTCAAAGCTCGAGCGTTGCTTTCGGGAGGCACAGAGAAGCAAACGGTATTTGTGGTGTTCGTCGGAGGTATAACATTCACCGAAATCGCTGCTTTGCGGTTCATTGCAAAGCAGGAAGAAG CTCGGAGAAACATCGTCATCTGCACAACATCGATCATTAGCGGAGACCGAATGATGGATGCGGCAATTGAGAAGGATTCGTTTGCAAGAGATAACGTCAAGCCG TGCCTTTTCGGTATACCGCGACTTGACCTGCATCGGGACGGCTCAATCAAGCACCGAACACGGGACAGTGCCCTGCAGCTGGGGCAAGTGGCGTCTCCGCAGTCAAAAG AATCGACGACACCAACGCCGTCAAGTCGAATCTCATCAGAAGCAATTTCAGAAATTGCCCCGGAAATCGTCGTGTGGACAGAAGACATGGACATGGACCTGGATGACTCAAGCCTGGATGAGGCGGAACATCCTTCCGGCACATTATCGGACCCTGA TTCACCAATGCCCGATGACGCGGCTGCTCCGTTAGAGACCCTCCGCATCCAGTCACACGATACCCCTCACGAATCTTTCGAGTCGCCGATGACCAATTTGTCTGATCACGACCAGTCTGAGCTTTCATCGGTCCCGCCGTCGGTGTCTAGTAAGGCAACGACCCCTGTTGAACTGGACGGGCATACGGAAGAGTCTATACCGTCAGCAGAGACCCCTCCGGTACGCGAGGCATTGCGACAGACCTTCAACGTGAAGCCGAAGTCGTCCATACCCTCGAATTTATCAAGCTATGAATATGCAAGGCAATGCATAGAAGCAGCCGAGTCATCGAGACTAAACCCGTACGCCCTACACCAGGAAGAATATCAGATGCTGCGACAACACATCAGCCATGTTCAAGTCACCACGTATCTGAATATCAGAAACGGCATCCTCCGGCTCTGGTACAATAACCCACGTGTTGCAGTGACAAGGAACGAAGCGGTTGGTTGCGCTGGTGCCAGATGGGTTGACGTCGCAAGTATATGTTACGATTGGCTGTTACGACGCGGGTATATCAACTTTGGCTGTGTAGAGTTTCCAGCGACGAACGAtcgacaagaagaagaagacgtaGAGGCAGAAGTCCCGCTTAACAAGAAAAGGATTGTGATCATCGGTGCTGGTATGTCCGGCTTGGGCTGCGCCAGACATTTGGACGGCTTAATACGGCAGTATGAGGATCGTTTCCGGGCGCTCGGAGAACCAGTGCCTGAAATTGTGGTGCTGGAAGGGCGTGGGCGAGTGGGTGGAAGGGTCTACTCGAGGGAGTTCAAAACAAAACCGACAATATCACTGCCCGATTTTGACGGGGAACGGTTCACCGCCGAAATGGGCGGCATGATCATCACTGGCTTCGAACGCGGCAACCCGATGAACGTTCTCGTGCGTGCGCAATTGTGCCTCCCATACCGTGCCCTGAGATCGGAAACGACAATTTACGATTCCAATGGCAAGCCGGTGGATTTTGCAAGGGACCAGCTCGTAGAGAGGCTCTACAATGACTGCTTAGATCGCGTCAGCGAATACAAGTTCAAGTCACAGCCCGCCAAGCTTATCGAGGGCAATCGAGACTTGATCGACGAGGCGCGAGACGCCGTGAGTGACGGCCACAGGACAATTCACCAAGCTGAGGAAGCGGTGGCGGCTCTCCCACATGCACCGCCCGTTTCGCAACAAAATGTCCCCGAACGAGTAAACCTGGTGCCGGTCTCGTCAGATAAGCTCACTGGCCGCGTCCACACTCAGCCTGGCACACCAGGTGTACTCAAGGCAACCGAGAAAGCCCTGGCAATGGGGTGGACGTTGAAGACCGGTTTGGCAAACGACGCCAATATCGATCTGAACGAGGCTGTTACTCTGCCAGCGGCCACGCTCGGTTCGGTCATGGACGAAGCCGTCCTTCAATACCGCAACATTGTCGACCTGACTGCCCAAGATCACCGTCTCATCAACTGGCACGTTGCGAATCTGGAATACAGTAACGCTACAAATCTTCATAATCTCAGTCTTGGAGGCTGGGACATTGACGCTGGCAATGAGTGGGAAGGCAAGCACACCATGATCGTCGGTGGCTACCAAAGCGTTCCCAGAGGCCTCATGCACTGTCCCACTCCTCTCGACGTACGCCCGAAATCCGCGGTCAAAAAGATCACGTACCAACCACAGAATAACGGGCGTGCTTCGATTGAGTGTGAGGACGGGACGTCCATCGACGCAGACTACGTCGTTTCGACGATACCTCTGGGAGTCTTGAAACACGGCAACGTCGCGTTCGACCCGCCATTGCCCGAGTGGAAGACGGAAGCAGTCACCCGTATAGGGTACGGAGTGCTCAACAAGCTTGTACTGGTTTATGATCAACCATTCTGGGATACGCAAAGGCACATCTTTGGCGTTCTTCGAGATGCCCCAAACCGCCACAGCCTAAACCAAAGCGACTACGGCTCTTCACGAGGCCGCTTGTTCCAGTGGTTCAACGTCACGCAGACCACCGGCATACCGTGCCTCGTGGCCCTGATGGCCGGTGATGCCGGGTTCGATACGGAGCACAGCAGTAACGAGGACCTCATAGCCGAGGCGACAGAGGTCCTACGCAGCGTCTTCGGCCCCGGCGTGCCGTACCCCGCCGAGTCCGTAGTCACCCGCTGGGCGTCGGACAGGTTCGCGAGAGGAAGCTACTCCTCGGCCGGACCGGAGATGCACCCGGACGACTACGACGCCATGTCGCGCCCCATCGGCAACCTCTTCTTCGCTGGAGAACACACAATCGGCACCCACCCGGCTACCGTCCACGGAGCCTACCTCTCAGGACTCCGCGCCGCGTCAGAGGTTCTCGAGTCGATGCTCGGCCCGATAGAGGTCCCGACACCCCTTGTCCGAAGGAAAGGAAACAACGTGTCCAACAAGCGTAAAGAAATGGAGGGGCCCAAAGACCCGGAACAAATCCGCCTGGAAGCCTACGAGCTCTCCGCCTGGGAACACACCAAAGCCAAAATCGGCGAGCGGCCCGCACGCCCGGCCAAGGTAGCCGCCAACGCCTACCTCCTCTACAGCCGGGCCTTCTTCGAGGTCGCGCGTACGCGGTGCGAGGAGGAGCGCGCGGCGGCGGCCAGCAGCGGCAACGGcaacaagaagaagacggcGCCGAACGAGGTGCGCGTCATGACGTCCAAGATGTGGCGGGCCGCCTCCGTGGAAGAGAAGAAGCCGTTCGAGGACGAGGCCGCCGCGCAGAAGACGGCGTACGCCGAGGCCGTAAAGCAGTACGAGGAGACGTCGGCGCGGTGGGATAAAGAGTACGTCGAGACCATGAGCGCGTATCACCGGGAGCACCCGTACGTGCCGCTCCAGCAGaacggaggaggaggaggagggagcGGTAGCGGCGGTGGGAATAGTTACAGTGCTGCTACGGCGCGGCAAAGGGAGATTAATGCGCAAAAGTACCGCAGGACGAAGCATGTCAGCTACGCCGAAAGTGACGGCAGCGAGATGGAGTTTTGA